In the genome of Gemmatimonadota bacterium, the window GCCATCGGCTGGGCCCGCGGCCAGGTCGGTGATGCGGACATTCGGGATCGCCTCGGCGCCATCCAGCCCGACCTGTTCACCATCGGAGCCCACCTCGCCGCTCCACAGGCCGCGCCCCAGCGCTTGCCGCGGCTGCCGCACCTCGAGCCGGACCGGGTGCCACTGCTCGAGCAGTGGATCGACCAGGCGGACGCGGAATTGCCCGAGCTCCGCCACTTCG includes:
- a CDS encoding cob(I)yrinic acid a,c-diamide adenosyltransferase, giving the protein AIGWARGQVGDADIRDRLGAIQPDLFTIGAHLAAPQAAPQRLPRLPHLEPDRVPLLEQWIDQADAELPELRHFVLPGGAPAGAALHLARTICRRAERRLVRLAAEEEVDEGFVVYLNRLSDLLFMLARLANHRAGTPESEWNPLGR